Proteins encoded in a region of the Poecilia reticulata strain Guanapo linkage group LG14, Guppy_female_1.0+MT, whole genome shotgun sequence genome:
- the ccs gene encoding copper chaperone for superoxide dismutase isoform X3, with protein sequence MTCESCAEKVRAALEGKPGVQSVSIDLSKEEVLVEAALTSTEVQSLIERTGRRAVLKGIGGSKQDLGAAVAMLSGAGSIQGVVRFLQVSEEDCLIDGTIDGLEPGPHGLHVHTLGDLTQDCLSCGEHYNPFGKQHGGPGDSERHVGDLGNIVAGPDGRASFRLEDRQLKVWDVIGRSLVVDSGEDDLGRGGHSLSKLTGNSGDGLACGIIARSAGLFQNPKKICACDGVTLWEERDRPVAGKGRSKINPETPPAHL encoded by the exons GAGTACAGTCAGTCAGCATCGATCTCAGTAAAGAGGAGGTCCTGGTTGAGGCTGCGCTCACCAGCACAGAGGTTCAGTCTCTCATTGAGAGGACGGGGCGCCGGGCCGTGCTGAAGGGGATCGGTGGATCAAAGCAAG ATCTGGGTGCAGCCGTGGCCATGCTGTCTGGAGCCGGATCGATTCAGGGCGTGGTGCGTTTCTTGCAGGTGTCCGAAGAAGACTGCCTGATCGACGGGACCATCGACGGCCTGGAGCCCGGGCCCCACGGCCTGCACGTCCACACGCTGGGCGACCTCACACAGGACTGCCTCAG ctgcGGAGAGCACTACAACCCATTTGGGAAACAGCATGGAGGTCCGGGTGACTCTGAACGG CATGTAGGTGATTTGGGGAACATAGTGGCTGGACCAGATGGCCGAGCTTCATTCAGATTAGAGGACAGACAGCTGAAG GTCTGGGACGTGATTGGTCGATCTCTGGTCGTGGACTCCGGGGAAGACGACCTGGGTCGAGGCGGTCACTCTCTCTCCAAGCTGACTGGAAACTCTGGTGACGG GCTGGCCTGTGGGATCATCGCCAGATCGGCGGGCCTTTTCCAGAATCCCAAAAAGATTTGCGCGTGCGACGGGGTCACGCTGTGGGAGGAGAGAGACCGGCCGGTTGCCGGGAAAGGTCGGAGCAAGATAAACCCAGAGACGCCGCCGGCACACCTCTGA